Proteins encoded in a region of the Kryptolebias marmoratus isolate JLee-2015 linkage group LG14, ASM164957v2, whole genome shotgun sequence genome:
- the cldn23a gene encoding claudin 23a: protein MPNDFARFFQRERDTQWVRRSLRTPGILIFGMVLAPCGWILNLTSTVAPNWRTLRNFQDRPADAVIEQGIWDVCLTDTAGTQDRCELPDTTYFNDNQVVEVARGMMLGSLIVTLIGLGVAIPAVRCWKENPLWIVSAIAGILLFCSGVLAIIPISWYNHIIGNVTSQYKVPGLDVRVGYCIILGYIGGIFEVLGGIVMVIGIGRCCGGRNRGERRLEDEVNRQHRRHHQHQPNPEPRRTDVPSLSRTRSSAANSVPYSKDSLDDDDVSFPRAKTPGGQSGNSSFNGRPYDADL, encoded by the coding sequence ATGCCGAACGACTTCGCGCGGTTCTTCCAGAGGGAGAGAGACACGCAATGGGTCCGGAGATCCTTGCGCACTCCGGGCATCCTGATCTTCGGGATGGTTTTGGCCCCTTGCGGATGGATCCTGAACCTGACCAGCACCGTGGCCCCAAACTGGAGGACCCTCCGAAATTTCCAAGACCGACCAGCTGATGCTGTCATCGAACAAGGGATCTGGGACGTGTGTTTAACCGACACAGCCGGCACACAAGATAGGTGCGAGCTGCCGGACACCACGTACTTCAACGACAACCAAGTGGTGGAGGTGGCCCGAGGGATGATGCTCGGCTCCCTCATTGTGACCCTGATCGGTCTGGGTGTCGCCATCCCGGCGGTGCGCTGCTGGAAGGAGAACCCGCTGTGGATCGTCTCCGCCATCGCCGGGATTCTGCTCTTCTGCTCCGGCGTCCTGGCCATCATTCCCATCTCCTGGTACAACCACATCATCGGCAACGTCACGTCACAGTACAAAGTGCCAGGACTGGACGTGCGCGTGGGCTACTGCATCATCCTGGGCTACATCGGCGGGATCTTCGAGGTCCTGGGCGGCATCGTCATGGTGATCGGGATCGGGCGCTGCTGCGGAGGCAGGAACCGGGGCGAGAGGCGACTGGAGGACGAGGTCAACCGCCAGCACCGGCGCCATCACCAGCACCAGCCCAATCCCGAGCCGAGGCGCACGGACGTGCCGAGCCTGAGCCGGACCAGGAGCAGCGCTGCCAACAGCGTGCCCTACTCCAAGGACTCCCTGGACGATGATGATGTGTCCTTCCCCAGGGCCAAGACCCCCGGGGGCCAGTCCGGAAACAGCTCGTTCAACGGCAGACCCTATGATGCAGACCTATGA